The Oculatellaceae cyanobacterium DNA window TAACCTGGGCTTAACCAAAAATGCCACTGAATCGCAGCAGCGTTGTTGAAGAAGATATCAGCCTGACAAAAGATTACAATTTGATTTTTGTAATAGACCAAACTACAACCCGCTACTCTGAATGTCTGCAAACGAACAGTTATACGAAGGCAAAGCCAAGATTATCTATACTACTGATGAGCCAGAGATCTTGCTGGCGCACTTTAAAGATGATGCCACAGCCTTTAACGCCCAAAAACGAGGCTCGATCAAAGCTAAAGGTGAGATGAACTGCACCATCGCGGCTCATCTGTTTAAAATGCTGGAAGCCAAAGGTATTCCTACGCACTTGATTGACTGTCCTGCGCCTAATCAAATGCGGGTTAAAGCAGTAAAAATCATCCCCCTAGAGGTAGTTGTGAGGAATATTGCTGCGGGTAGCTTGTGTCAACAAACAGGGTTAGCGGTAGGAACTGTCTTACCACAGCCGTTAGTGGAATTTTATTATAAGAACGATCAACTGGGAGATCCATTGCTAACGCGCGATCGCCTCTTCTTATTAAATCTGGCAACGCCAGAACAGTTGGAGAGCTTAACAGCGTCATCATTGGAAATTAACGAAATCCTCTCAGGGTTTTTTAATCAATGTGGAATTACCTTGGTAGACTTCAAACTAGAATTTGGTCTTGACAAACAGCAGCAAATACTCTTGGCTGATGAAATTAGCCCAGACACCTGCCGCCTCTGGAACCAAGCTGAAACAGATCCCGATCAACGAGTGATGGATAAAGACCGTTTCCGTCGAGACTTGGGTAATGTCGAAGATGCCTACCAGCAAGTACTCCAAAAGGTTTTGAGTACCCAATATTAAGATTTGTGTGAGTTTTGGGTTGTAAAGTTGTAAAGCAACAAGTTTTTGCGTCTGATTTTATCAACTCAAAACTTTAAATGGTGTGTGGAAGTGCGGAACGAAGTGATTAAAGAAATGCGTTTATCTCCTCTGTTGCTGGCGGCTATAGCTGCGACAACGACCATGAGCTTGTCCTCCCCTGCTAATGGACAAACTCCTAATCCAGCAGGAAATCCCTCTGGCACACCTGGATCGGGAAACGTGATAATTGATGCTGCTCCCGATTCAGGAGAAGCTACACCAGGTAGTAGTCAGCCTAGTCCTACAAGCCCACTTGGTGAACCAATCAGACCACAGGAGCCACTAATTACTCCTCCTGGTACAGAGTCTACCCCCAGACAAGAGACACCGAACCGAGTTGAATTTAATATCACACCAGGTACGCCGTCTCTAGAAATTAACCCGCCTACAATTAACCCAAATCAGCCCACAACTCCCACTCTGCCAACCATACCTACCCCTGCTCCAATACCGCAACAAGAGGCGCGTGTACTGGTAGCTGAGGTGCAAGTTCGTGGTGTAAGTGGGCAACTGCAAGACGAAGTATATAAGGTAATTCGCACAAAGCCTGGACGTGCCACAACGCGCAGCCAGTTGCAGGAAGATTTAAATGCGATCTACGCTACTGGATATTTTGCCAATGTTGAATTCCTGCCAGAGGACACCCCTTTGGGTGTGCGCGTGGCATTTGTAGTGCAACCTAACCCTGTGTTGCAAAATGTGAATGTCACAACCGTTCCACCTAGCCCTGGTTCTGGTGTAGTACCAGCAAGTGTGGTTAATACTATCTTTTCTCCGCAGTATGGTCGCATTCTGAACTTAAAAGAACTGCAAGAAAGCATCAAGAAGTTAAACCAGTGGTATAAAGACAACGGTTATGACTTGGCACAAGTCATAGATGTCCCACAACCAACGGCTGATGGCAGAGTTAACTTAGTTGTAGCTGAAGGGATTATAGAGGATATACAAGTCCGCTTTTTGGATAAAGAAGGCAGTCAAGTTAACGAGCAAGGTCGTCCCCTGACTGGTCGCACTCGCCCATTCATTGTTACGCGCGAGGTGGAATTATCAGCAGGAGATGTGTTTAATCGTAAACTAGCAGAACGTGACTTGCGCCGCGTCTATGGACTAGGCATATTTGACGACGTGCGTCTCTCGTTTAGCCCTGGTCAAGATCCTCGCAAAGTGGTTGTTGTTGTCAATGTGATTGAGAAAAATACTGGCTCAGTTGCGGCTGGGGCTGGTATTAGTTCTGCCAGTGGTTTTTTTGGCACAGTTAGCTATCAACAGCAAAATTTAGGGGGTAATAACCAAAAATTAGGGGCTGAGTTGCAGCTTGGTCAACGGGAATTGCTGTTTGATGTCAATTTTACGAATCCTTGGCTTGCAGGCGATCCTTACCGGACTTCTTATACAATTAACGGCTTCCGCCGTCGCTCGATCTCGCTAATTTTTGATGGGGGGGATGAAGATATTACATTAGGGGATGAACATGATAACGATCGCCCGCGTGTGGTGCGATTGGGTGGTGGAATCAATTTCAGCCGTCCATTAATCAAAAACCCCTTTGATAACTCAGACTGGAGGGCATCTTTAGGCTTGCAGTATCAGCGAGTTTCGATCCGCGATGCTGATGGTGATATTGCCCCTAGAGATGAGCGAGGTAATAATTTGAGCTTTAGTGATACAGGTAAAGACGATTTGTTGACACTGCAATTGGGCGCGGTGCGCGATCGCCGTAATAATTCTTTAATACCTACACAAGGCGACTTCTTGCGATTTGGCGTTGAGCAGTCGATTCCCGTAGGAGAAGGGAACATCTTGTTAAATCGTCTGCGGGGTAGCTACAGCTACTATGTTCCTGCAAACTTGACTAGATTTGCCAAAGGGCCACAGGCATTTGCCTTTAACGTTCAAGCTGGGACGGTACTGGGAGATTTGCCACCTTATGAAGCTTTTTCTCTTGGCGGTAGTAACTCAGTGCGTGGTTACGATGAAGGGGATATTGGTAGTGGTCGGAGTTTTATTCAGGGAACTGCTGAATATCGCTTTCCACTGTTCGCGATTGTAGGGGGGGCCTTGTTTGCTGACTATGCTACTGATTTAGGTTCAGGTAATAGTGTACCTGGAGATCCCGCAGGAGCTAGGGGCAAAGCAGGTAATGGCTTCGGATATGGTCTGGGTGTGCGGATTAATTCACCACTTGGGCCAATTCGGGTTGACTACGGCTTTAATGACGAAGGCAGAGGTCGTCTCCATTTTGGTATTGGCGAGAGATTTTAATTAGCTCGCTCGCGGTTAGCATTCAGCTAGAAGAGTGTAAATTCGTATTATGTAAATCAATTCGGAAATGGAACTGACCGCTGAATTGCCGCAGCAAACCTTGGCAAGAGAATTTGAAATGTCAGGTGTAGGGCTGCATAGTGGTGTCCTCACTCAAGTGCGTGTGAAACCCGCCTCTGTTGGGGATGGACGCTACTTTGTTAGGGTGGATCTGCCAAACTCACCAATAATTCCCGCACGTGTCGATGCTGTTAATCAGACGACTTTATCTACAGAACTTGCAACTGTTGATGCCCGCGTGCGAACAGTAGAACACTTGTTGGCAGCTTTAGCTGGAATGGGTGTGGATAATGCTCGGATTGAGATTAACGGCTCGGAACTTCCTTTATTGGATGGGAGTGCCAAAATTTGGGCGGAAGCGATCGCGATCGTTGGTATTGTCCCAGCAACGGGGGAGAATAACCCCACCCCCAACCCCTCCCTGAACGCGGGGAGGGCAGTTTTGGGAACGGGGGAGAATAACAATGATCGTGTTGTTTCCCTATGCAGCTATCTAGAAATCAAACAGCCTATTTGGGTATATCAAGGCGATGCCTTTGTTGCTGCGCTACCTGCACCTGCAACTCGCTTTACTTACGGAATAGATTTTGATTTACCAGCAATTGGTAATCAGTGGCATAGTTGGCAACCGAGTACCGAAAGTTTTGAAAGTGCGATCGCGCCAGCACGTACCTTTGGTTTAGCTCACCAAATTGAGCAGCTTCGAGCCGCAGGTTTAATTAAGGGTGGTAGCTTGGATAATGCTTTAGTCTGCGACGTTAATGGTTGGCTCAATCCCCCATTAAGGTTTGCCAATGAACCAGCGCGTCATAAGCTTTTAGATTTAATCGGCGATTTAAGCTTGTTAGGCTGTTTTCCACAAGCTCACTTCCTTGCCTATAAAGCCAGCCATAGCTTACATATCCAACTGGCTAAAAAAATTCAGGCAATTAACAATGACCGATGACCTATCACCTTGTTAAATTTTGTTTCATTTTTTTCCTTTCCAATTTATACTTTTTTAATGCTTCCGCCTTCATACTTGTTAATAAAGCGCCCCTAACTTTAGAAGTTTGCTCATGTCCACACTGATTGAACTCAATCACACTAATTCTGCAAGCAGCCTTAAAACTGAACCTGCTCAGGTTGAACAAGTAATTACTACTCCACCAAAGCAGTCGCCTAAAAAGCCTGTTTACAATCTCGAAGAGATTCAAAAGCTACTTCCCCACCGTTATCCGTTTGCGCTCGTCGATCGCATTATGGAGTATGTACCAGGGGAAAGTGCTGTTGGTCTGAAAAACGTCACTTTTAATGAACCTTATTTTCAAGGGCATTTTCCAGGTCGTCCATTAATGCCTGGAGTGATGATTGTGGAAGCAATGGCACAGGTAGGTGGCATTGTTTTAACTCAGCTACCCGATATTGAAGGCAGCTTATTTGTATTTGCTGGCATTGATAAAGTACGGTTTCGCCGTCCAGTTGTACCAGGCGACCAATTGGTGATGAACGTGGAACTGATATGTGTCAAACGCCGTCGTTTTGCTAAGATGCAGGCTCGCGCTCAAGTCGATGGTCAGCTAGTAGCTGAAGGCGAACTGATGTTTTCTTTAATTGACTAAAACCTCAGCTATCAACTTTGCTGCTTTTTATTTGTAGTCCCCAGTGCCTATTTGTAGTTTGTTGCCATCTGCAAACCTGGGCGAACACAGCATCACTGAACGGGCGGCATCACCCCGCCCTCCCCAAAACCGCAATAGGAGCTTACAGATGGCTGGAGTAGTACCATTAAAGACAGTGATTCATCCCACTGCTGTTATCCACCCAAATGCTGAAGTACACCCAACGGTGAGGGTTGGGCCTTATGCAGTGATTGGAGAAAATGTCAAAATTGGCCCAGAAACAAATATCGGCGCTCATGTAGTGTTAGAAGGGCCAACAGAAATTGGCGCTCGTAATCAAATTTTCCCTGGTGCGGCGATTGGTTTGGACACCCAAGATTTGAAATATGAAGGCGGCGCTACTTGGCTGAAAATTGGTGACGATAACAGCATCCGAGAGTTTGTAACCATTAACCGCGCAACTGGTGCAGGTGAAGCGACAATTATTGGTAACGGTAATCTGTTAATGGCTTATGTCCATGTTGCTCACAACTGCATAATTGAAGACTCTGTAGTAGTTGCTAATGGTGTTGCTTTAGCTGGTCATGTGCATATAGAGTCGCAAGCAGTAGTTGGTGGGTTGGTGGGTGTGCATCAATTTGTCCACATTGGACGGATGGCAATGGTAGGGGGAATGAGCAAAATCGTTCGGGATGTGCCTCCTTATATGTTGGTAGATGGTAATCCTTCTCATGTGCGATCGCTCAACTTGATTGGATTAAAACGTAAGGGTTTACAATCAGCAGATATTTCTTATCTAAAACGCGCTTTCAGAATTATCTATCGCTCTGGATTGCCTGTAAATCAAGCATTAGAACAGCTACTTTTGTTACCAGATAACGAACACATACAGCACTTACGAAGCTTTTTACGGCTATCTCAAACAGATGGTCGTCGTGGTCTGATTCCTGGTAAACGCTTGTCACAAAATGAAAGCGATGAGTAAACAATTACCAATTAACAATGACCTCTGACCCATGACCCAAAAAACAAAATTTACTATTTTTATTAGTACGGGTGAGGTTTCTGGCGACCTACAAGGGGCATTGCTAATTGAAGCACTGAAGCGTCAAGCGGTAGAAGTAGGGCTAGATCTAGAGATTGTAGCTCTAGGAGGCTCGCGCATGGCTGCGTCGGGTGCTACTTTGATTCAGGATACTACTGCTATTGGTTCGGTAGGAATTTTAGAAACACTGCCATTTATCTTACCGACGCTACAAGTTCAGCAGGTTGCTAAACAATACCTCAAACAACATCCCCCTGATTTGTTGGTGTTGATTGACTATATGGAGCCAAACCTAGCTATTGGCAATTATGTTCGCCGTAACCTTCCACAAGTGCCGATATTGTTTTATATCGCGCCTCAAGTGTGGGTTTGGTCGCTAGGTGATAAAAATACTAAGCGTATTATTAGTGTTACTGACCAGATATTAGCAATTTTTCCAGAAGAAGCTCGTTATTTTCAAGAACGCGGTGCATCTGTTAGCTTTGTTGGGCATCCTCTGATAGATAGGATACAAGCATTTCCTAACCGAGAATTGGCAAGGGATAAATTAGGAATTGAACCCAATCAAGTTGCGATCGCTCTTATACCTGCTTCTCGACATCAAGAGCTAAAATATCTCTTGCCAGTAATGTTTCAAGCGGCACAACAAATCCAGCAACAAATTCCTAATGCCCACTTCTGGATTCCGCTTTCTTTAGAAGTATACCGCCATAAAATTGAACAAGCAATTGAGCAATATGGTTTGCGTGCTAGTTTAGTTGCTAATCAAACTCCAGAGGTGTTGGCAGCAGTTGACTTGGCAATTACTAAATCTGGCACGGTTAACTTGGAACTTGCCTTGTTAGATATTCCTCAAGTAGTTATTTACCGAGTTCACCCCTTTACTGCTTGGGTTGGTTATAAGTTGTTAAAGTTTTCTATTCCCTTCATGTCGCCACCGAATTTGGTATTAATGAAGGAAATTGTGCCAGAGTTACAACAAACAAAAGCTACACCAGAAAATATTGTCCGAGAATCTTTAGAATTGTTGTTAAATCAAAATAGCCGTCAGCAAGTTTTAGCTGGATATCAAGAAATGCGGAAACTTTTGGGGGAAGCGGGAGTATGCGATCGCGCTGCTCAAGAAATCTTTAAGTTATTAGCTGTTAATACTTCTGAAATGTAAATTAAAGTTAGTTGCTCAGAAACAGATATATAAATAAGCAGTATAATTCAAATATCTATGGGTAGAAGTATTAAGACACATCTGGGCAGGTAACAAAATTTTCACCCAGATAAAATATAAAGATTATCAAATATATGTATATATTTAACCCCCTATTTATATAAATAAAAGAGCAAAATTGAAGTAAAAAATTAGTGGAAAGAATTTAAATTGTGGAGTTGTAAATTATATTTTTATGTCTAAAGGAAGTTTTTAAACTATTTTCCTACCTTACTATTTTCTAATCGCTTCATTTTTAACTGACAAGTGATATGCGTAATAGGTTAGCTACTACTTAATGCCTATGCTTTTCTGAGGATTATTATCTAGTTGTATTTTTATAAAGTTGTGTTTAGTTAAGCATTGAAATACATCTAAAATCCTAACAATATGGCATTTGTGCAACTTTTTAAACCAGCGATCGCAATTCTCAGCGCCCTAACTTTTAATGTCTTGACTTTCCCAACATTTGCACAACCCACAGCAGCGAAAAGTTACATCGTTGTTTTAAAAAAAGATATTAATCCTAGTGCAGTAGCTTTAGAACACGCCAACATTCACGCACTGAACGTAGCTTTTACATATAACAATGCTATTAAGGGTTACGCGGCTCGTATCCCAGAAGCACGTCTAGCAATACTGAAAAAAGATCCCCGTGTTTTATTTATATCAGAGGATCGCCCAGTCAGTATAACTGCTCAGACCATCCCAACTGGAATTAAACGCATTCAAGCTAACAACAGTACTACTAAGTCTGGCAATGGTTCAGGGAGTGTGAATACACCTGTAGCTATTATTGATACAGGCATTCAAAGTAATCATCCTGACCTGAATGTAGTTGGGGGAAAAGACTGTGTAAGTAACTTAAATAACTATAACGATGGCAACGGTCATGGGACGCACGTAGCTGGAACAGTTGCAGCTAAGGATAATACGGCTGGTGTTGTTGGCGTAGTACCAGGAACGCCTCTCTACGCAATTAAAGTTTTAGGCAGTGATGGTTCAGGTACTACTTCTTCCGTAATCTGTGGTATTGATTGGGTAACAGCAAACGCTGCTACCAAAGGGATTAAAGTAGCTAACATGAGCCTTGGTAGTCCAGGTGCTGATGATGGCAATTGTGGGCTGCTCAATTTGGACGCAATGCACAATGCTATCTGTGGCTCAGTACAGAAAGGTGTGACTTATGTTGTTGCTGCTGGTAACAGTGGTGAAAATTTTGCTAACTCCGTTCCGGCATCTTATAACGAAGTTTTGACCGTAACTGCAATCAGTGATTTTAATGGTGTGGCTGGTGGTGGTGCTAGGGCAACTTGTAGATCTGATGTCGATGACACTGCTGCTGACTTTAGCAATTTTACGACGATCAATAGTAGCGAAGTAGGTCACACGATCGCTGCACCAGGTACTTGTATTAACTCTACTTGGATTAATAGTACTTACAAAACAATTTCTGGTACTAGCATGGCTTCACCTCATGTAGCTGGCGCGGTTGCTCTTTGCATAGCCTCTGCTAAATGTGCCAATCTGACACCGAGTCAAATCATCACTAAAATGCGGAATGATGCCGCAGCGCAACCTGCAAGCTATGGCTTTAAGAATGATCCAAACTCACCAAATGGCGATCGCTATTATGGCAATCTACTTTATACAGGTGGATATTAAACTGAGATATTGCACCATTATTCAATTCTGAGGAGAGAGAGCCTCTAAACCTGTTTCTTAGCCCTCTTCTGTCACTCTAATCGTTATTGCAGCAATGTTCAGGAGATGGTAAAGCAGGTAAAACTGCTGGAGTATAAGGTTTATGGCTCTCAAGCCTCTTTGATAAAATACTTTCTTACTGCCAATAAAACTGAGCATTTCCTCTACCCATAACTAGCAGGCTTGAAAAGCAATCAGCCAACTTCGCCCATATAAACCCATCCAAAAGTTGTCTTTTTCTAGCTCTACCTACAGTAAGTCTACAACCGGATATCATCCGAATCGTTGTTTGGCTTGTGCTACTGGAAAAATTGTGATCAAAGGTTGATAAAGTTCTAGATAATTCACCCTTGAAATAGATTTCATGCACCCGATCACAATGCAATTAGTAGGTAGTCAAAAAGATTTAGATAAATGGGTAGTTTTTCTGGATAAGCTGGCATCTAAAGGCTTAGTTAGAGTGTTGCATATCAGCGAGTATTACAAAAATGGAGAAAAGTCAGGATTATACCAATGCGAGGTTTATGTCGAGTTACTGGTTAGTCCCAAGTA harbors:
- the purC gene encoding phosphoribosylaminoimidazolesuccinocarboxamide synthase, which encodes MSANEQLYEGKAKIIYTTDEPEILLAHFKDDATAFNAQKRGSIKAKGEMNCTIAAHLFKMLEAKGIPTHLIDCPAPNQMRVKAVKIIPLEVVVRNIAAGSLCQQTGLAVGTVLPQPLVEFYYKNDQLGDPLLTRDRLFLLNLATPEQLESLTASSLEINEILSGFFNQCGITLVDFKLEFGLDKQQQILLADEISPDTCRLWNQAETDPDQRVMDKDRFRRDLGNVEDAYQQVLQKVLSTQY
- a CDS encoding BamA/TamA family outer membrane protein — its product is MRLILSTQNFKWCVEVRNEVIKEMRLSPLLLAAIAATTTMSLSSPANGQTPNPAGNPSGTPGSGNVIIDAAPDSGEATPGSSQPSPTSPLGEPIRPQEPLITPPGTESTPRQETPNRVEFNITPGTPSLEINPPTINPNQPTTPTLPTIPTPAPIPQQEARVLVAEVQVRGVSGQLQDEVYKVIRTKPGRATTRSQLQEDLNAIYATGYFANVEFLPEDTPLGVRVAFVVQPNPVLQNVNVTTVPPSPGSGVVPASVVNTIFSPQYGRILNLKELQESIKKLNQWYKDNGYDLAQVIDVPQPTADGRVNLVVAEGIIEDIQVRFLDKEGSQVNEQGRPLTGRTRPFIVTREVELSAGDVFNRKLAERDLRRVYGLGIFDDVRLSFSPGQDPRKVVVVVNVIEKNTGSVAAGAGISSASGFFGTVSYQQQNLGGNNQKLGAELQLGQRELLFDVNFTNPWLAGDPYRTSYTINGFRRRSISLIFDGGDEDITLGDEHDNDRPRVVRLGGGINFSRPLIKNPFDNSDWRASLGLQYQRVSIRDADGDIAPRDERGNNLSFSDTGKDDLLTLQLGAVRDRRNNSLIPTQGDFLRFGVEQSIPVGEGNILLNRLRGSYSYYVPANLTRFAKGPQAFAFNVQAGTVLGDLPPYEAFSLGGSNSVRGYDEGDIGSGRSFIQGTAEYRFPLFAIVGGALFADYATDLGSGNSVPGDPAGARGKAGNGFGYGLGVRINSPLGPIRVDYGFNDEGRGRLHFGIGERF
- the lpxC gene encoding UDP-3-O-acyl-N-acetylglucosamine deacetylase encodes the protein MELTAELPQQTLAREFEMSGVGLHSGVLTQVRVKPASVGDGRYFVRVDLPNSPIIPARVDAVNQTTLSTELATVDARVRTVEHLLAALAGMGVDNARIEINGSELPLLDGSAKIWAEAIAIVGIVPATGENNPTPNPSLNAGRAVLGTGENNNDRVVSLCSYLEIKQPIWVYQGDAFVAALPAPATRFTYGIDFDLPAIGNQWHSWQPSTESFESAIAPARTFGLAHQIEQLRAAGLIKGGSLDNALVCDVNGWLNPPLRFANEPARHKLLDLIGDLSLLGCFPQAHFLAYKASHSLHIQLAKKIQAINNDR
- the fabZ gene encoding 3-hydroxyacyl-ACP dehydratase FabZ, which produces MSTLIELNHTNSASSLKTEPAQVEQVITTPPKQSPKKPVYNLEEIQKLLPHRYPFALVDRIMEYVPGESAVGLKNVTFNEPYFQGHFPGRPLMPGVMIVEAMAQVGGIVLTQLPDIEGSLFVFAGIDKVRFRRPVVPGDQLVMNVELICVKRRRFAKMQARAQVDGQLVAEGELMFSLID
- the lpxA gene encoding acyl-ACP--UDP-N-acetylglucosamine O-acyltransferase is translated as MPICSLLPSANLGEHSITERAASPRPPQNRNRSLQMAGVVPLKTVIHPTAVIHPNAEVHPTVRVGPYAVIGENVKIGPETNIGAHVVLEGPTEIGARNQIFPGAAIGLDTQDLKYEGGATWLKIGDDNSIREFVTINRATGAGEATIIGNGNLLMAYVHVAHNCIIEDSVVVANGVALAGHVHIESQAVVGGLVGVHQFVHIGRMAMVGGMSKIVRDVPPYMLVDGNPSHVRSLNLIGLKRKGLQSADISYLKRAFRIIYRSGLPVNQALEQLLLLPDNEHIQHLRSFLRLSQTDGRRGLIPGKRLSQNESDE
- the lpxB gene encoding lipid-A-disaccharide synthase, with the translated sequence MTQKTKFTIFISTGEVSGDLQGALLIEALKRQAVEVGLDLEIVALGGSRMAASGATLIQDTTAIGSVGILETLPFILPTLQVQQVAKQYLKQHPPDLLVLIDYMEPNLAIGNYVRRNLPQVPILFYIAPQVWVWSLGDKNTKRIISVTDQILAIFPEEARYFQERGASVSFVGHPLIDRIQAFPNRELARDKLGIEPNQVAIALIPASRHQELKYLLPVMFQAAQQIQQQIPNAHFWIPLSLEVYRHKIEQAIEQYGLRASLVANQTPEVLAAVDLAITKSGTVNLELALLDIPQVVIYRVHPFTAWVGYKLLKFSIPFMSPPNLVLMKEIVPELQQTKATPENIVRESLELLLNQNSRQQVLAGYQEMRKLLGEAGVCDRAAQEIFKLLAVNTSEM
- a CDS encoding S8 family peptidase, translating into MAFVQLFKPAIAILSALTFNVLTFPTFAQPTAAKSYIVVLKKDINPSAVALEHANIHALNVAFTYNNAIKGYAARIPEARLAILKKDPRVLFISEDRPVSITAQTIPTGIKRIQANNSTTKSGNGSGSVNTPVAIIDTGIQSNHPDLNVVGGKDCVSNLNNYNDGNGHGTHVAGTVAAKDNTAGVVGVVPGTPLYAIKVLGSDGSGTTSSVICGIDWVTANAATKGIKVANMSLGSPGADDGNCGLLNLDAMHNAICGSVQKGVTYVVAAGNSGENFANSVPASYNEVLTVTAISDFNGVAGGGARATCRSDVDDTAADFSNFTTINSSEVGHTIAAPGTCINSTWINSTYKTISGTSMASPHVAGAVALCIASAKCANLTPSQIITKMRNDAAAQPASYGFKNDPNSPNGDRYYGNLLYTGGY